In Persicimonas caeni, a single window of DNA contains:
- a CDS encoding thymidine kinase, translated as MIIQPRDVGWIEVICGPMFSGKTEELIRRLKRAQYARQNLQIFKPKIDDRYDAESIVSHSKQALPSYPVADVGEMREQLDAHVEVIGIDEVQFFDLDVIEFCNEMAQKQCRVIVAGLDQDYRAEPFGPMPQLLAAAEYVTKLHAICVKCGNPAHRSYRLATNPQQVLVGSDERYEARCRRCFAQGYSEQLSNEEA; from the coding sequence ATGATTATTCAACCTCGCGATGTCGGTTGGATCGAGGTCATCTGCGGGCCGATGTTCTCCGGGAAGACCGAAGAGCTCATCCGTCGGCTCAAACGCGCCCAGTACGCGCGTCAGAATCTGCAGATCTTCAAGCCGAAAATCGACGACCGGTATGACGCCGAGTCGATCGTCAGCCACAGCAAACAAGCGCTACCGAGCTACCCGGTCGCCGATGTCGGCGAGATGCGTGAGCAGCTCGACGCGCACGTCGAGGTCATCGGGATCGACGAGGTCCAGTTCTTCGACCTCGACGTCATCGAGTTCTGCAACGAGATGGCTCAGAAGCAGTGCCGGGTGATCGTCGCCGGGCTCGACCAAGACTATCGCGCCGAGCCGTTCGGCCCGATGCCCCAGCTTCTGGCGGCCGCCGAGTACGTGACCAAACTGCACGCGATCTGCGTCAAGTGCGGCAACCCCGCACACCGAAGCTACCGGCTGGCGACCAACCCCCAGCAGGTCCTGGTGGGCTCCGACGAGCGGTATGAGGCGCGCTGCCGGCGCTGCTTCGCCCAGGGCTACAGCGAACAGCTATCCAACGAGGAGGCATGA